The following are encoded together in the Variovorax sp. PBS-H4 genome:
- the gabT gene encoding 4-aminobutyrate--2-oxoglutarate transaminase, giving the protein MTSNSELQARRLAATPRGVGVMCDFYAQRAENASLWDVEGREYIDFAAGIAVVNTGHRHPRVVAAIEAQLKQFTHTAYQVVPYESTVALAERINAAVPIGGPVKTAFFTTGAEALENAVKIARAHTGRAGVIAFGGGFHGRTLMTLAMTGKIAPYKLGFGPFPADVFHVPFPSALDGVSAADSLGALARLFKADVDPKRVAAIVIEPVQGEGGINIAPTELLKGLREICDTYGIVLIADEVQSGFARTGKLFAMQHHGVEPDLITMAKSLAGGMPLSAVAGRAEIMDAPAPGGLGGTYAANPLAVAAAHAVMDAIEDERLCERSAMLGARLAERLLGLKETNKGIAEVRAKGSMVAVELRDGATGAPDAEAVKRVQAKALSQGLLLLSCGMYGNVIRFLYPLTIPDALFDKALRIIEEALSA; this is encoded by the coding sequence ATGACCTCCAACAGTGAACTCCAGGCCCGCCGTCTCGCCGCCACGCCGCGCGGCGTCGGCGTGATGTGCGACTTTTATGCCCAGCGCGCCGAGAACGCGAGCCTCTGGGATGTGGAAGGCCGCGAATACATCGACTTCGCCGCCGGCATCGCGGTGGTCAACACCGGCCATCGGCATCCGCGCGTGGTCGCGGCGATCGAGGCGCAACTCAAGCAGTTCACCCATACCGCCTACCAGGTCGTTCCGTACGAAAGCACCGTGGCGCTCGCGGAACGCATCAACGCGGCCGTGCCGATCGGCGGCCCGGTCAAGACCGCCTTCTTCACGACCGGCGCCGAGGCGCTCGAAAACGCCGTCAAGATCGCGCGCGCCCACACCGGCCGTGCGGGCGTGATCGCTTTCGGTGGCGGCTTTCACGGCCGCACGCTCATGACGCTCGCCATGACCGGCAAGATCGCGCCGTACAAGCTCGGCTTCGGTCCGTTCCCGGCGGATGTGTTCCATGTGCCATTTCCGAGCGCGCTCGATGGCGTGAGCGCCGCCGACTCGCTGGGCGCGTTGGCACGCCTCTTCAAGGCCGATGTCGATCCGAAGCGCGTTGCCGCGATCGTGATCGAGCCGGTGCAGGGCGAAGGCGGAATCAACATCGCGCCGACCGAGTTGCTGAAGGGCTTGCGCGAGATCTGCGACACGTACGGCATCGTGCTGATCGCCGACGAGGTGCAAAGCGGGTTCGCGCGCACCGGCAAGCTCTTCGCGATGCAGCATCACGGCGTCGAGCCCGACCTGATCACCATGGCCAAGAGCCTGGCCGGCGGCATGCCGCTGTCGGCTGTCGCGGGCCGTGCCGAGATCATGGATGCGCCGGCGCCGGGCGGCCTCGGCGGCACCTATGCCGCGAATCCGCTGGCAGTGGCCGCGGCGCATGCGGTGATGGATGCGATCGAGGACGAGCGGCTGTGCGAGCGTTCCGCGATGCTCGGCGCCCGGCTCGCCGAGCGCTTGCTCGGGCTGAAGGAAACGAACAAGGGCATCGCCGAGGTCCGGGCGAAAGGATCGATGGTCGCCGTCGAATTGCGCGATGGGGCGACCGGCGCCCCTGATGCGGAAGCGGTGAAAAGAGTGCAAGCCAAGGCGCTGTCGCAGGGCCTGCTGCTGCTGAGCTGCGGCATGTACGGCAACGTGATCCGCTTTTTGTACCCGCTGACGATTCCCGACGCGCTCTTCGACAAGGCGCTGCGCATCATCGAAGAAGCGCTGTCGGCATGA
- the pdxR gene encoding MocR-like pyridoxine biosynthesis transcription factor PdxR: MKSICADLVFQRLRPADGAALNRQLFDCLRDAILDGSLPPTSALPASRDLAKEVGMSRNTVLHAYEQLRAEGYVHSRVGSGTFVAATTPESQLSTGRARAVRPVASTAVRLSKRAQALVADAAASPMQWGAFMPGVPDVTQFPHRTYARILARLWKSPPPEMLTYAHGGGHPALREAIAEHLRVARAVQCDASQVLITEGVHQAIDLSLRMLVDPRDTVWVEEPGYWGFHKVLQMGSTRVRPMEVDHPDIDSSQPGAGWPRGGKPPRLIFVTPSHQYPLGSVMSLARRRELLAHARACGAWVVEDDYDSEFRFAGRPVPSVQGLEPDSPVIYVGTFSKTLFPGLRVGYMVLPQVLADPFRAAHADLYREGHIVTQMALAEFIERGAFAAHIRRMRVVYARRRARLVELISTHLGPQYLHQQTSNAGLHLVLRLPDDCDDVAIARRAELRGVLTRPLSRYYQSRQGRKTQSMRRGLLLGYACVDDDAIEPAFMALLECLEPPSTMSLNTSTHRRR, from the coding sequence ATGAAATCCATCTGCGCCGATCTCGTCTTCCAGCGCCTGCGACCCGCCGATGGCGCGGCGCTCAACCGTCAGCTCTTCGATTGCCTGCGCGATGCCATCCTCGACGGCAGCCTGCCGCCGACCAGCGCGCTGCCCGCGTCGCGCGACCTCGCCAAAGAGGTCGGCATGTCGCGAAACACGGTGCTGCATGCCTACGAGCAGTTGCGTGCCGAGGGCTATGTGCATTCCAGGGTCGGCAGCGGCACCTTCGTGGCGGCCACCACGCCCGAGAGTCAGTTGAGCACCGGCAGAGCGCGGGCAGTGCGGCCTGTCGCATCGACCGCCGTGCGCCTGTCGAAGCGGGCTCAGGCGCTGGTCGCCGATGCGGCTGCGTCGCCCATGCAATGGGGCGCCTTCATGCCCGGCGTGCCCGACGTCACGCAGTTTCCGCACCGCACCTACGCTCGGATCCTCGCGCGGCTGTGGAAGTCCCCGCCGCCCGAAATGCTGACCTATGCGCACGGCGGCGGGCATCCCGCCTTGCGCGAAGCCATCGCGGAGCATTTGCGGGTCGCGCGGGCGGTGCAATGCGACGCCAGCCAGGTGCTGATCACCGAAGGCGTGCACCAGGCGATCGACCTGAGCCTGCGCATGCTGGTCGATCCGCGCGATACGGTGTGGGTCGAAGAGCCGGGCTACTGGGGTTTTCACAAGGTGCTGCAGATGGGCTCGACACGGGTGCGGCCGATGGAGGTCGACCACCCCGACATCGACAGTTCGCAGCCTGGCGCGGGATGGCCGCGCGGCGGCAAGCCGCCCCGCCTGATCTTCGTCACGCCGTCGCACCAATATCCGCTCGGTTCGGTGATGAGCCTGGCCCGGCGGCGCGAGTTGTTGGCCCACGCGCGCGCGTGCGGCGCGTGGGTGGTGGAGGATGACTACGACAGCGAATTCCGCTTCGCGGGCCGCCCCGTTCCGTCCGTGCAGGGGCTGGAGCCGGACAGTCCGGTCATCTATGTCGGCACCTTCAGCAAGACCCTGTTCCCCGGGCTGAGAGTCGGCTACATGGTGCTGCCGCAAGTGCTCGCGGACCCGTTCCGCGCGGCGCATGCCGATCTCTATCGCGAAGGGCACATCGTCACGCAGATGGCGCTGGCGGAGTTCATCGAGCGCGGCGCGTTCGCGGCCCACATTCGCCGGATGCGCGTGGTCTATGCGCGGCGGCGGGCGCGTCTGGTCGAGCTGATCTCGACGCATCTCGGGCCGCAGTATTTGCATCAGCAGACGAGCAACGCCGGCCTGCATCTGGTGCTGCGGCTCCCCGACGATTGCGACGACGTGGCCATCGCGCGCAGGGCCGAATTGCGCGGCGTGCTCACGAGGCCGCTGTCGCGCTACTACCAAAGCCGACAGGGCCGAAAAACTCAGTCGATGCGACGAGGATTGCTGCTCGGCTATGCCTGCGTCGACGACGACGCGATCGAACCGGCCTTCATGGCGCTGCTCGAATGCCTTGAGCCACCGTCGACGATGTCACTCAATACTTCGACACATCGACGGCGTTGA
- a CDS encoding 2-hydroxyacid dehydrogenase, translating into MTTPGIAFISSSFDMRPLAGQLQSLRPDWKVLVWPDDGWDQAEVAVCWNTPPGVYARMPRLALVHGIAAGIDNIVEHHDLRETRVCRVIDTAQTRGMVEYIQWGVTYFQRDFDRVLAQQARSEWKRPVLRAAEDCRVGIMGLGATGATVAQSLAANGYRVSGFCRTPRSVEGVETFAGDAQWAPFLSSLNILVCMLPLTPATRHVLGRKTFDLLPRGTGLIHAGRGEQLVPEDLRDAIASGQLRGAIIDVFPQEPLPPDDSLWRTPGIVVTPHMATMASTKVILSQIVGNVERLGSGEALVNAVDVSKY; encoded by the coding sequence ATGACGACGCCCGGCATCGCATTCATCAGCTCCTCCTTCGACATGCGGCCACTGGCCGGGCAGCTGCAGAGCCTGCGCCCGGACTGGAAGGTCCTCGTCTGGCCCGATGACGGCTGGGACCAAGCCGAGGTCGCCGTGTGCTGGAACACGCCGCCGGGCGTCTATGCGCGCATGCCCCGCCTCGCGCTGGTGCATGGCATCGCGGCCGGCATCGACAACATCGTCGAGCACCACGACCTGCGGGAGACACGCGTCTGCCGCGTGATCGACACCGCGCAGACACGCGGCATGGTCGAATACATCCAGTGGGGCGTGACCTATTTCCAGCGCGACTTCGACCGGGTGCTGGCGCAGCAGGCGCGCAGCGAATGGAAGCGGCCCGTGTTGCGCGCCGCGGAGGACTGCCGTGTCGGCATCATGGGCCTTGGTGCCACGGGCGCGACCGTGGCGCAGTCGCTCGCCGCGAACGGCTACCGGGTCAGTGGGTTCTGCCGCACGCCGAGGTCGGTCGAGGGCGTCGAGACTTTCGCGGGCGACGCGCAGTGGGCGCCGTTCCTGTCGTCGCTCAACATCCTCGTGTGCATGCTGCCGCTCACCCCGGCGACCCGCCATGTGCTGGGCCGCAAGACTTTCGACCTGCTGCCGCGCGGCACCGGGCTCATCCATGCGGGGCGGGGCGAGCAACTGGTGCCGGAAGATCTGCGCGACGCCATCGCGAGCGGCCAGTTGCGTGGCGCCATCATCGATGTGTTTCCGCAAGAACCCTTGCCGCCGGACGATTCGCTGTGGCGCACGCCCGGCATCGTCGTCACGCCGCACATGGCGACGATGGCATCGACCAAGGTCATCCTGTCGCAGATCGTCGGCAACGTCGAACGGCTGGGCAGCGGTGAAGCGCTCGTCAACGCCGTCGATGTGTCGAAGTATTGA
- a CDS encoding class II aldolase/adducin family protein, with protein sequence MDFTHPNTLAPAYPAPEGLAQDEWALRLELAACYRLFDWLGWAESIYNHITVRLPDVEGQSPTFLINPYGLHYAEVTAANLVKVDVEANKVSESPWPVNPAGFVIHSAIHSARPDAHCVMHTHTTAGMAVACKHDGLRSDNFYSANLHGLVAHHDFEGVTTSADEQPRLVASLGDCEVLVLRSHGLLTLGPHIPGAFARMWSTQRACEVQMAADSMQGPNRVVPDSVLAAMPIQMKAMTQAAGGTRRGELPFLALLRRAGITYEALAQA encoded by the coding sequence ATGGACTTCACACACCCGAACACGCTTGCTCCGGCCTATCCCGCGCCCGAAGGCCTGGCGCAGGACGAATGGGCCTTGCGACTCGAACTCGCCGCCTGCTACCGACTCTTCGACTGGCTGGGTTGGGCCGAGAGCATCTACAACCACATCACCGTCCGCCTGCCCGACGTGGAGGGCCAGTCGCCCACTTTCCTGATCAACCCGTACGGCCTGCACTATGCCGAGGTGACGGCGGCGAACCTGGTGAAGGTCGACGTGGAAGCCAACAAGGTCAGCGAATCGCCCTGGCCGGTGAACCCAGCTGGCTTCGTGATCCACAGCGCAATTCATAGCGCCCGGCCCGATGCGCACTGCGTCATGCACACCCACACCACGGCCGGCATGGCGGTGGCCTGCAAGCACGACGGCCTGCGCAGCGACAACTTCTACAGCGCGAACCTGCACGGACTCGTCGCCCACCACGACTTCGAAGGCGTGACCACCAGCGCGGACGAGCAGCCGCGGCTCGTGGCGAGCCTCGGCGACTGCGAGGTGCTGGTGCTGCGCAGCCACGGCCTGCTCACATTGGGCCCGCATATCCCCGGCGCCTTCGCGCGCATGTGGAGCACGCAGCGTGCGTGCGAAGTGCAGATGGCCGCGGACTCGATGCAGGGCCCGAACCGTGTCGTGCCCGACTCCGTGCTGGCCGCGATGCCGATTCAGATGAAGGCGATGACGCAAGCCGCGGGCGGCACACGCCGGGGCGAGCTGCCTTTCCTGGCGCTGCTCCGCCGCGCAGGGATCACCTACGAAGCGCTCGCGCAGGCATGA
- a CDS encoding FMN-binding negative transcriptional regulator, whose translation MLFRPDRYLGTDAQATQFARQLGFGLLVSQLDGELHFSHLPLIVDSEGDRIVCLRGHFSRMNPHWRALEKQPEATVVFNGPNAYISAQWYTPECQAAPSWNYATVHASGVVRILDTPEETTQIVNELIVINESRLPRQWDLNSYSPTRRATLTPHILGFALDVSRMEEKFKLSQHHADADRRGAIAGLRERGDCDGRMMADMMEAVAARPLDTAARLRGKAPSVQQD comes from the coding sequence ATGCTGTTTCGTCCAGACCGTTATCTGGGGACTGATGCCCAGGCCACGCAGTTCGCTCGCCAGCTCGGCTTTGGCCTGCTGGTGTCGCAGCTCGACGGGGAGCTGCATTTTTCGCATCTTCCGTTGATCGTCGATTCGGAAGGCGACCGCATCGTCTGCCTGCGCGGCCATTTCTCGCGCATGAACCCGCACTGGCGCGCGCTGGAGAAGCAGCCCGAGGCCACGGTGGTGTTCAACGGACCGAACGCCTACATCTCGGCCCAGTGGTACACGCCCGAATGCCAGGCCGCGCCGAGCTGGAACTACGCGACCGTGCATGCGAGCGGCGTGGTGCGCATCCTCGACACGCCGGAGGAAACCACGCAGATCGTCAACGAGCTGATCGTCATCAACGAATCCCGGCTGCCGCGGCAATGGGACCTGAACAGCTACAGCCCGACTCGGCGCGCCACGCTCACTCCGCACATCCTCGGCTTCGCCCTCGACGTGTCTCGGATGGAAGAGAAGTTCAAGCTGAGCCAGCACCACGCCGATGCCGACCGCCGCGGCGCCATCGCCGGCCTGCGCGAAAGGGGCGATTGCGACGGCCGCATGATGGCCGACATGATGGAAGCCGTCGCCGCCCGGCCGCTCGACACGGCGGCCCGCTTGCGCGGCAAGGCGCCTTCCGTGCAACAGGACTGA
- a CDS encoding hydantoinase B/oxoprolinase family protein has translation MTASTDQFTRLAILANAMRAIADEMGAILVRSAFSTIVREARDCATALLDAEGNVVAQGEMIPIHNGGLSQAFRASAAQLDLSAVGPDSAILLNDPYAGGQHLNDIILFQPIFVEGELLGWAGNTAHHLDIGGGGAGINIEASELIQEGIILPPLLIDVQKDLHGGPIDRLVFANVRTPELGRGDFYAQLAANRTGVARMQELAARAGTDTLRLAMQSSLAHAERSMRAAIGSLPLGTWRGEARIDNDVRGTEPMVIKAKVTVEAGGNIELDFEGSAPQVKSMFNCSTSSALAAAVCAVRSAFVDKDIPANDGCMRPLRVLLPKGSILNPDAGLPVRARMLASYRLLDAVHDALAKAVPLRVPAQGFNSTTGLYLVQKRADGRTRIYADVLGGGYGAASGYDGAHALAGILSSSRNTPIESIEQIHSHLRMLHYRLVPDSGGAGKWRGGLGFSRAIEILEEGIELSYYSEHFRYPPRGREGGCDAACGSLVVRRGDQTIRLPNTEVMKLNKGDIVELTVGGGAGWGDPADRGPTAVESDLADGLITPAFARRHYAAQVAEPTATEVA, from the coding sequence ATGACCGCAAGCACCGATCAATTCACGCGCCTGGCCATCCTCGCGAACGCGATGCGCGCCATCGCCGACGAGATGGGCGCGATCCTCGTGCGCTCGGCTTTCTCGACCATCGTGCGCGAGGCTCGCGATTGCGCCACCGCCTTGCTCGACGCCGAAGGCAACGTGGTCGCGCAGGGGGAAATGATCCCGATCCACAACGGCGGCCTGTCGCAGGCGTTCCGTGCCTCGGCGGCACAGCTCGATTTGTCGGCCGTGGGGCCCGACAGCGCGATCCTGCTGAACGACCCGTACGCGGGCGGGCAGCATCTCAACGACATCATCCTGTTCCAGCCGATCTTCGTGGAAGGCGAACTGCTCGGCTGGGCCGGCAACACGGCGCACCACCTCGACATCGGCGGCGGCGGTGCCGGCATCAACATTGAGGCGAGCGAACTGATCCAGGAAGGGATCATCCTGCCGCCGCTCCTGATCGACGTGCAGAAAGACCTGCATGGCGGCCCGATCGACCGGCTGGTGTTCGCCAACGTGCGCACGCCCGAGCTCGGCCGCGGCGATTTCTACGCGCAGCTCGCGGCCAACCGCACCGGCGTCGCGCGCATGCAGGAACTGGCGGCGCGGGCCGGCACCGACACGTTGCGGCTCGCGATGCAGTCGAGCCTCGCGCATGCCGAGCGCAGCATGCGGGCCGCCATCGGATCGCTGCCGCTGGGCACCTGGCGCGGCGAAGCACGCATCGACAACGACGTGCGCGGCACCGAGCCGATGGTCATCAAGGCCAAGGTCACGGTGGAGGCGGGCGGCAACATCGAACTCGATTTCGAGGGCTCGGCGCCGCAGGTAAAGAGCATGTTCAATTGCTCGACGTCGTCGGCGCTCGCCGCGGCGGTGTGCGCGGTGCGCAGCGCCTTCGTCGACAAGGACATCCCGGCCAACGATGGCTGCATGCGGCCGCTGCGCGTGTTGCTGCCCAAAGGGTCGATCCTCAATCCAGATGCGGGCCTGCCGGTGCGAGCCCGCATGCTGGCCTCGTACCGCCTGCTCGATGCCGTGCACGATGCGCTCGCCAAGGCGGTGCCTCTGCGCGTGCCGGCGCAGGGCTTCAACTCGACCACTGGCCTGTACCTGGTGCAGAAGCGGGCCGATGGCCGGACGCGCATCTACGCCGACGTGCTCGGCGGTGGCTACGGCGCCGCGTCGGGCTACGACGGGGCGCATGCCTTGGCCGGCATCCTGAGTTCGAGCCGCAACACGCCGATCGAATCGATCGAGCAAATCCATTCGCACCTGCGCATGCTGCATTACCGGCTGGTGCCGGACTCGGGCGGCGCAGGCAAGTGGCGCGGAGGTTTGGGCTTCTCGCGCGCGATCGAGATCCTCGAGGAAGGCATCGAGCTCAGCTACTACTCGGAGCATTTCCGCTACCCGCCGCGCGGCCGCGAGGGCGGCTGCGACGCGGCATGCGGCTCGCTCGTGGTCCGTCGCGGAGACCAGACGATCCGCCTGCCCAACACCGAAGTGATGAAGCTGAACAAGGGCGACATCGTCGAACTCACGGTCGGCGGCGGCGCAGGCTGGGGCGACCCGGCCGACCGCGGCCCGACCGCGGTCGAGAGCGATCTGGCCGACGGGCTCATCACACCGGCGTTCGCACGGCGCCACTACGCGGCCCAGGTCGCCGAACCCACCGCGACTGAAGTCGCCTGA
- a CDS encoding Bug family tripartite tricarboxylate transporter substrate binding protein, with product MKFVSAIAALATSLLFALPAGAQSYPNKPVKLIIGYTAGGSADIVGRMVATELSNLNGQPFVVENRPGVGGMLGLGMVAKAPADGYTLGLGVSGTLVTGPHLQKGAPYDPLADFTPISIVARTPMAILASPEYAAPSVTAILDDAKARPGEVMFASGAQAFELAIQLFQVMGGVKMGSVPYPGGAQASIDVIAGRVPLMVDVIGAQQANIKAGKLRPVAVLDSKRSTVLPDVPTVSESGIAGYEAVGWSAFMAPKGTPEAVVSKLNAQIRQIMAKPDVRDRLLGLGFEPASNTSAELGAMIQGEHAKWGALVKQLGLVAQ from the coding sequence ATGAAGTTCGTCTCCGCCATCGCCGCGCTCGCGACATCGCTGCTTTTCGCGCTCCCCGCCGGCGCGCAGTCCTATCCGAACAAGCCGGTGAAACTCATCATAGGCTACACGGCCGGCGGCTCGGCGGACATCGTCGGCCGCATGGTCGCGACCGAGTTGTCCAATCTCAACGGCCAGCCCTTCGTGGTGGAGAACCGTCCGGGAGTGGGCGGCATGCTGGGCCTGGGCATGGTCGCGAAAGCGCCTGCCGACGGCTACACGCTGGGCCTCGGCGTGAGCGGCACGCTCGTCACCGGCCCGCATCTGCAGAAGGGCGCGCCTTACGACCCGCTGGCCGACTTCACGCCGATCAGCATCGTCGCACGCACGCCGATGGCGATCCTCGCGTCGCCCGAGTACGCGGCGCCGAGCGTCACCGCGATCCTCGACGATGCGAAGGCGCGGCCGGGCGAGGTGATGTTCGCTTCAGGCGCCCAGGCCTTCGAGCTGGCGATCCAGCTGTTCCAGGTCATGGGCGGCGTCAAGATGGGTTCGGTGCCGTATCCGGGCGGCGCGCAGGCGTCGATCGACGTGATCGCCGGCCGCGTGCCGCTCATGGTCGATGTCATCGGTGCGCAGCAGGCCAACATCAAGGCCGGCAAACTGCGGCCGGTGGCGGTGCTCGACAGCAAGCGATCGACGGTGCTGCCCGATGTGCCGACCGTTTCCGAATCCGGCATCGCCGGCTACGAGGCCGTGGGCTGGAGCGCCTTCATGGCGCCCAAGGGCACGCCCGAGGCCGTGGTGAGCAAGCTCAACGCGCAGATCCGGCAGATCATGGCCAAGCCCGACGTGCGCGACCGGTTGCTGGGCCTCGGCTTCGAGCCGGCGTCCAATACCTCGGCCGAACTCGGCGCCATGATCCAGGGCGAACACGCGAAGTGGGGTGCGCTGGTCAAGCAACTCGGACTGGTGGCCCAGTAA
- a CDS encoding hydantoinase B/oxoprolinase family protein, producing the protein MTADTTRHDDPTQLAILANAMRAIADEMGAILVRSAFSTVVREARDCATSLLDAKGNVVAEAEMIPMHNGGLSAAFRESSKQLDLSRLTPDSAILLNDPYSGGQHLNDIILFQPVFVDGELLGWTGNTAHHLDVGGGGAGINMDASELIQEGIILPPMLIDVKKDLYGGPIDRLVFANVRTPELGRGDFYAQLAANRTGIARMQELAARVGVATVRRAMDETLRYAERRMRAAIATIPQGSWHGQAMIDNDVRGTEPLVLKAKVTVSEGGNIEFDFTGSAPQTKSMFNCPTSSALAAAIAAVRSLLNDKEIPANEGCLRPIKVVFPPQSIMNPDPGLPVRARANVCYRLIDAVQDALAQIIPDRVPAQGFNSTTGLYLTQRRPGGGMRIYADVLGGGYGAASDYNGAHALASILGSSRNTPIESIEQVHSQLRMLHYRLVPDSCGAGQWRGGLGFSRAIEILEEGIELSFYSDHFRYPPRGRQGGSDAARGSLTVTRGKEVFSLPNTDVMKLQKGDIVELKVGGGAGWGQPSARSLQDVEADVADGIVTEGFARQHYPSYADKHATPALAAEATS; encoded by the coding sequence ATGACCGCAGACACGACACGGCACGACGACCCGACGCAGCTCGCCATCCTCGCGAACGCGATGCGCGCCATCGCCGACGAGATGGGCGCGATCCTCGTGCGTTCCGCCTTCTCGACCGTGGTGCGAGAGGCACGCGACTGCGCGACCTCGCTGCTCGACGCCAAGGGCAACGTCGTCGCCGAGGCCGAGATGATCCCGATGCACAACGGCGGGTTGTCTGCGGCCTTCCGCGAATCGAGCAAGCAGCTCGATCTGTCCAGGCTCACGCCCGACAGCGCGATCCTGCTGAACGACCCGTACTCGGGCGGCCAGCACCTGAACGACATCATCCTGTTCCAGCCTGTGTTCGTGGATGGCGAACTGCTCGGGTGGACCGGCAACACCGCGCACCACCTCGATGTCGGCGGCGGCGGCGCCGGCATCAACATGGATGCGTCGGAGCTGATCCAGGAAGGGATCATCCTGCCACCGATGCTGATCGACGTGAAGAAGGATCTGTACGGCGGCCCGATCGACCGGCTGGTGTTCGCGAACGTGCGCACGCCCGAACTCGGCCGTGGCGACTTCTATGCACAGCTCGCGGCCAACCGCACCGGCATCGCGCGCATGCAGGAGCTGGCCGCGCGGGTCGGCGTGGCGACCGTCCGCCGCGCGATGGACGAGACGCTCCGGTACGCGGAGCGGCGGATGCGGGCCGCGATCGCGACGATTCCACAGGGCAGCTGGCACGGGCAGGCCATGATCGACAACGACGTGCGCGGCACCGAGCCGCTGGTGCTCAAGGCCAAGGTGACGGTCAGCGAAGGCGGCAACATCGAATTTGACTTCACGGGCTCGGCACCGCAGACCAAGAGCATGTTCAATTGCCCGACCTCGTCGGCGCTGGCGGCTGCCATCGCGGCGGTGCGCAGCCTGCTCAACGACAAGGAAATCCCGGCCAACGAAGGTTGCCTGCGGCCGATCAAGGTGGTGTTCCCGCCACAATCGATCATGAACCCCGACCCGGGGCTTCCGGTCCGGGCACGGGCCAACGTGTGCTATCGGTTGATCGACGCGGTGCAGGATGCGCTCGCGCAGATCATCCCGGACCGCGTGCCCGCGCAGGGCTTCAACTCGACCACCGGCCTCTACCTGACGCAGCGGCGCCCCGGCGGCGGCATGCGCATCTATGCCGACGTGCTCGGCGGCGGCTACGGCGCCGCTTCCGACTACAACGGCGCGCACGCGCTCGCCAGCATCCTCGGCTCGTCGCGCAACACGCCGATCGAGTCGATCGAGCAGGTGCATTCGCAGCTGCGCATGCTGCATTACCGGCTGGTGCCGGATTCGTGCGGCGCGGGCCAATGGCGCGGCGGACTCGGCTTCTCGCGCGCGATCGAGATCCTCGAAGAGGGCATCGAGCTGAGCTTCTACTCGGACCACTTCCGCTATCCGCCGCGCGGCCGTCAAGGCGGCAGCGATGCGGCGCGCGGTTCGCTCACCGTGACGCGAGGCAAGGAGGTCTTCAGCCTGCCCAACACCGACGTGATGAAGCTGCAGAAGGGCGACATCGTGGAGTTGAAGGTCGGCGGTGGCGCCGGGTGGGGCCAGCCGAGCGCGCGCAGCCTGCAGGACGTCGAGGCCGATGTGGCCGACGGCATCGTGACCGAAGGCTTTGCACGCCAGCACTATCCGAGCTATGCCGACAAGCACGCGACGCCGGCGCTTGCCGCAGAGGCGACGTCATGA